A window of Punica granatum isolate Tunisia-2019 chromosome 8, ASM765513v2, whole genome shotgun sequence genomic DNA:
ATCGAAAGAGGAACATGTGGACCAATTAATGCGATTTATCAACAGACTATTCCTTTCTTTTCGAGTCTCTGTAGGGATGTGATGCATCGGTGTTGCTCGCATCACCCAATAACAATGCCGAGAAGGACCACCCCGATGACCTGTCACTTGCAGGAGACGGGTTTGACACAGTAATCAAAGCCAAGGCAGCAGTCGACAGCAACCCTCGGTGCCGAAACAAAGTCTCCTGCGCTGACATCCTTGCCCTGGCAACTAGAGAAGTCGTGTCCCTCGTAAGTCTCTAAAATGTTAACTCCAGTGGAGGTTCGAACTGATCATTGCAGTTAAACTTATCTGAAAGCTTTGAAATTGTTCTGATATTGCAGACGGGGGGCCCATTTTACTCGGTGGAGTTGGGAAGGCGGGATGGGAGGATATCGACGAAAGCCAGTGTCCAGCATAGCCTACCCCAgccctctttcaaccttgtcCAGCTCAACGCCATCTTCGCCAAACATGGTCTTTCCCAAACCGACATGATGGCGCTATCAGGTACATAGAAAATCAAGGATGCATCATAGCATATGAAGTAAAGGAGTGTTTGTACAATTGGTCTTATCATCAATGTACGTATAAATATCAATGCATAAAATGTTCGAATAATATGTCAGAAGACGTCGCTAATCCTAGCATTCTCCTGCTACAACTTTCCATTATGTAGGGGGGCATACTCTCGGGTTTTCTCACTGCAGCAAGTTCTCTAAAAGGATCTACAACTTCAACCGGACGCACCCGATCGATCCGACCCTCAATCCCTCATACGCAAGGCAGTTGAGGCAGTCGTGCCCCAGAAATGTGGACCCCAGGATAGCGATCAACATGGACCCCATGACGCCTCGGACCTTTGACAATACCTACTTCAAGAACCTTCAAAATGGGATGGGACTTTTCAGCTCCGACCAGGTGCTCTTCACGGACACAAAGTCCAGGTCCACCGTGAACTTCTTCGCTTCAAACAACAACGCCTTTAGAGAGGCCTTCAAGACTGCCATGACCAAGCTTGGCAGGGTTGGGGTCTTGACTGGTCGCAAGGGGGAGATTCGAATCGACTGTAGCCGTCCAAACTAGATAAGGAGAAGTCTATGAAGTCAAAATAATTTCGGAACCGTAGAGCACTTTCTATAAGTCTATGGTTTTGGGATTTGTTTTA
This region includes:
- the LOC116189616 gene encoding peroxidase 16-like, whose translation is MEACRALSFILAVSFLLTGPASAQQLRTNFYRNTCPNVESLVRSAVTKKFQQTFVTAPATLRLFFHDCFVRGCDASVLLASPNNNAEKDHPDDLSLAGDGFDTVIKAKAAVDSNPRCRNKVSCADILALATREVVSLTGGPFYSVELGRRDGRISTKASVQHSLPQPSFNLVQLNAIFAKHGLSQTDMMALSGGHTLGFSHCSKFSKRIYNFNRTHPIDPTLNPSYARQLRQSCPRNVDPRIAINMDPMTPRTFDNTYFKNLQNGMGLFSSDQVLFTDTKSRSTVNFFASNNNAFREAFKTAMTKLGRVGVLTGRKGEIRIDCSRPN